A part of Desulfobacter sp. genomic DNA contains:
- a CDS encoding 1-acyl-sn-glycerol-3-phosphate acyltransferase, translating into MSILLKIAYQPYKWLIAVPFVILTTLVLGSICIVVGFFFSQDAADILAVTWSRLCCAAGPVRVRIRGRKNYSRFKSYVVVANHQSMADIPAIHGFIGLKIKWVMKQELRKIPVFGTACEQLGCIYVDRSDHDSAVRSIEAAKEKMSQKASALFFAEGTRSRNGEVMPFKKGAFRFAMETGVPVLPVTIRNSIDILPPDTLDLTPGTLDIVVHRPVHLSPHHEEELDQIIEQTRQTIAAAI; encoded by the coding sequence GTGAGCATCCTGCTGAAAATTGCATATCAGCCCTATAAGTGGCTCATCGCGGTTCCCTTCGTGATTTTAACCACCCTGGTTCTGGGCAGCATATGCATAGTCGTGGGATTTTTTTTCAGCCAGGATGCTGCAGACATCCTGGCGGTGACCTGGTCCAGGCTCTGCTGCGCCGCAGGGCCCGTCCGGGTCAGGATCCGGGGCAGAAAAAACTACAGCCGGTTTAAATCCTATGTGGTGGTGGCCAACCACCAGAGCATGGCGGACATTCCAGCCATCCATGGGTTCATCGGCCTGAAGATCAAATGGGTGATGAAACAGGAATTAAGAAAGATTCCCGTTTTCGGCACGGCCTGCGAGCAGTTGGGATGTATCTATGTGGACCGCTCCGACCACGATTCGGCCGTCAGGTCCATTGAAGCGGCAAAGGAGAAGATGTCCCAAAAGGCCTCGGCCCTGTTCTTTGCCGAAGGGACCCGGAGCCGGAACGGCGAGGTCATGCCCTTTAAAAAAGGGGCCTTCCGATTCGCCATGGAAACCGGGGTGCCGGTTTTGCCGGTAACCATCCGGAACTCCATCGATATTCTGCCACCGGATACACTGGATTTGACCCCGGGCACCCTGGATATTGTGGTACACCGTCCGGTCCATCTCAGCCCCCACCATGAGGAAGAGTTGGACCAGATCATCGAACAGACGCGTCAGACCATAGCCGCGGCCATATAG
- a CDS encoding response regulator — translation MTTDPRQPDILVMDDEEHIRNITKKMLEKFGYHVSLTADGSEAVHEYRSALDRSAPYALVILDLTIPNGMGGEEAARKILDMDPQARLVVSSGYLDDPVMADYPSYGLKGAIPKPYRLNDLKEMVANLVS, via the coding sequence ATGACAACCGATCCCCGGCAGCCAGACATCCTGGTCATGGATGACGAAGAACATATCCGCAATATCACCAAAAAGATGCTTGAAAAATTCGGCTACCATGTCAGCCTCACGGCCGACGGCAGCGAGGCCGTCCATGAATACCGCAGCGCCCTTGACCGGAGCGCTCCCTATGCCCTGGTTATCCTGGACCTCACCATCCCCAACGGCATGGGCGGTGAGGAGGCGGCCCGCAAAATCCTGGACATGGACCCCCAAGCCAGGCTGGTGGTTTCCTCGGGCTACCTGGATGACCCGGTGATGGCCGACTACCCGTCCTACGGACTCAAGGGGGCAATCCCCAAACCTTACCGTCTCAACGACTTGAAGGAGATGGTGGCCAACCTGGTTTCCTGA
- the mraZ gene encoding division/cell wall cluster transcriptional repressor MraZ, which yields MFRSSSFHTIDPKGRVIIPARFRKVIAADDEYGVVVSIKDGCIYAYTFSEWKNIEKRIRAAKSAAMERFKRFFLGNACPLKCDKQDRILIPQSLRSYAGIEKDIVLVGVLDRFEIWSREKWDQENLKMEQELEKEDVREEIASLGL from the coding sequence GTGTTTCGATCTAGCTCCTTTCATACAATCGATCCAAAAGGCAGGGTCATTATTCCGGCACGGTTCCGGAAGGTCATTGCTGCGGATGATGAATACGGGGTGGTGGTCTCAATAAAGGACGGCTGTATCTATGCCTACACCTTCAGTGAATGGAAAAACATTGAAAAACGGATCCGGGCGGCCAAAAGTGCTGCCATGGAACGGTTTAAACGGTTTTTCCTGGGGAATGCCTGTCCGCTTAAATGCGACAAGCAGGACAGGATACTGATTCCCCAAAGCCTGAGGAGTTATGCAGGCATAGAGAAGGACATCGTCCTTGTGGGTGTTCTGGACCGGTTTGAAATCTGGTCCAGGGAAAAATGGGACCAGGAAAACCTCAAAATGGAGCAGGAGCTTGAAAAAGAGGATGTACGGGAGGAAATTGCTTCCCTGGGATTATAA
- the rsmH gene encoding 16S rRNA (cytosine(1402)-N(4))-methyltransferase RsmH, translating to MEFEHTSVLPQEVHEYQNLKPGDICVDCTLGGAGHALSTVRAIRPDGMLIGIDQDSDAIANAKEKLSSFQDNVRLFHRNFSDLPLILAESGITGVNSILLDLGFSLNQLTRSKRGFSFQKDEPLDMRMDTRNPLTAHEVVNTYTQTQLADLIFKYGEERFSRRIAAAIVKARAQSPVRTSGELAQLVAKAVPAKSAAKQKIHPATRTFQALRIEVNRELERLEAFMEQVPAMLVQGGRISIISFHSLEDRIVKQRLRSFEKGCTCPRELPQCLCGFVPSMKSVTRKPIIASPEEIAANPMARSAKLRVAQKL from the coding sequence ATGGAATTTGAACATACTTCGGTGTTGCCCCAAGAGGTGCATGAATACCAGAATCTGAAACCAGGGGACATCTGCGTGGACTGTACGCTCGGCGGCGCAGGCCATGCCCTTTCAACCGTCAGGGCCATCCGCCCGGACGGCATGCTCATCGGCATTGACCAGGACAGCGATGCCATAGCCAATGCCAAAGAAAAACTATCTTCCTTTCAGGACAATGTCAGGCTGTTTCATCGAAACTTCAGCGACCTGCCCCTGATCCTTGCCGAATCCGGCATCACAGGGGTAAACAGCATTCTCCTTGACCTGGGCTTTTCACTCAACCAGTTGACACGAAGCAAACGGGGCTTTTCCTTTCAAAAGGATGAGCCCCTGGATATGCGGATGGATACCCGAAATCCATTGACGGCCCATGAGGTGGTCAACACATACACGCAAACCCAATTGGCGGACCTGATTTTCAAATACGGGGAAGAACGCTTTTCCCGTCGGATCGCCGCAGCCATTGTCAAGGCCCGTGCCCAGTCACCGGTCCGGACCAGCGGAGAACTGGCCCAGCTTGTGGCAAAGGCCGTTCCGGCCAAATCTGCGGCAAAACAGAAAATCCATCCGGCCACCCGGACCTTCCAGGCCCTGCGCATAGAAGTCAACCGGGAGCTGGAACGCCTTGAAGCATTTATGGAACAGGTGCCGGCCATGCTGGTACAGGGAGGGCGGATCAGCATCATCTCCTTCCACTCCCTGGAAGACCGCATCGTCAAACAGCGGCTGAGGTCTTTTGAAAAAGGCTGCACCTGCCCTAGGGAACTGCCCCAATGCCTCTGCGGTTTTGTTCCGAGTATGAAGTCCGTCACCCGAAAGCCAATTATTGCTTCGCCCGAGGAAATTGCTGCCAACCCCATGGCCAGAAGCGCCAAATTAAGGGTGGCTCAAAAACTATAA
- a CDS encoding cell division protein FtsL — protein sequence MAKQHEIPVPQRKGLRWFALILVLICELMAHTWVRTESTQAMLRISQAQARVQKCLSYRKALNLERDRLASDGRITRIARTRLGLTSDVSDQTIYIQNTGLPAMNPLAGYGAAN from the coding sequence ATGGCAAAACAACATGAGATTCCGGTTCCCCAGCGGAAAGGATTGAGATGGTTCGCCCTCATCCTGGTGCTGATCTGCGAACTCATGGCCCATACCTGGGTCAGGACCGAGTCCACCCAGGCCATGCTCAGGATTTCCCAGGCCCAGGCCCGGGTCCAGAAATGCCTTTCCTACCGCAAAGCTTTGAACCTGGAACGGGACCGCCTGGCCTCGGACGGAAGGATCACCCGCATCGCCCGCACCCGCCTGGGGCTGACCTCGGATGTCTCGGACCAGACGATATACATACAGAACACTGGCCTGCCTGCAATGAACCCGCTGGCAGGTTACGGAGCAGCCAACTGA
- a CDS encoding penicillin-binding protein 2, whose amino-acid sequence MDATPKNKIGTRILVLRALLVLCLAGLGAKSVQIQIFDYDVLAKKAEQAQSTYLTIQGDRGLILDRNLNKLGTSIDAPNVTADPFQIGDPGKTAEKLARALGTKPASLKKQLARKRRFVILAKRVPRDQAAAVKALNLKGIYLKRDSKRFYPNRGLAAQVIGFTGEEDKGLEGLEYKYNEFLAGGQTRTKVRRDGEGRILDTGKNKRDELKGKAIVLTIDKKIQFLSEQALKQAVKTNRAKSGMALVMRPSTGELLAVAHYPQFNPNNYKAFSRFSYRNRAVTDAFEPGSIMKIFTVAAAIEKGMSPKSIFFCENGKYRIGGFTVNDTHPHEWLSMAQIIKFSSNIGAAKISETIGNKALYHYLTAFGFGKRTCVGTPGEALGALRPYKNWSKIDAGAISFGQGVSVTGVQLISGISAIANKGRLMKPMLVKKVISNTGDDLQVFEPTVVRQVVSPATADIVKGMMNQVVQEEGTGTKAAMDGYKVCGKTSTAQKAARGRRGYAKGKYISAFGGFAPQNDPKLAILVVVDEPRKAHYGGLVAAPAFKTIMSKSFNYLNIPPDNAGTMIAAVNTAAKNKTALEIRQ is encoded by the coding sequence ATGGACGCGACCCCAAAAAACAAAATCGGCACCCGGATTCTTGTCCTCAGGGCATTGCTTGTTTTATGCCTGGCAGGCTTGGGCGCCAAGTCCGTCCAGATCCAGATATTTGACTATGATGTGCTGGCTAAAAAGGCAGAACAGGCCCAATCCACATACCTGACCATCCAGGGCGACCGGGGGCTGATCCTGGACAGAAACCTGAATAAACTGGGCACCAGCATTGACGCCCCCAACGTCACGGCAGACCCCTTCCAGATCGGAGATCCCGGCAAAACAGCCGAAAAGCTGGCCCGTGCCCTGGGCACCAAGCCCGCCTCACTCAAAAAGCAACTGGCCCGCAAACGCCGGTTCGTCATCCTGGCCAAACGGGTTCCCCGGGACCAGGCCGCAGCGGTAAAAGCCCTGAACCTGAAGGGAATATACCTGAAACGGGATTCAAAACGGTTTTATCCCAACCGGGGACTTGCCGCCCAGGTCATCGGGTTTACCGGGGAAGAGGACAAAGGGCTGGAAGGGCTGGAGTATAAGTACAATGAATTTTTAGCAGGCGGGCAGACCCGGACAAAGGTCCGCCGGGACGGGGAAGGCAGAATCCTGGACACCGGCAAAAACAAACGGGACGAACTGAAGGGCAAGGCCATCGTGCTGACCATAGACAAAAAAATCCAGTTTCTGTCGGAACAGGCCCTGAAACAGGCCGTGAAAACCAATAGGGCAAAATCCGGCATGGCACTGGTGATGCGGCCCTCCACCGGCGAGCTGCTGGCAGTGGCCCACTATCCCCAGTTCAACCCCAACAATTACAAGGCCTTTAGCCGGTTCAGCTACAGGAACAGGGCCGTCACAGATGCCTTCGAACCCGGCTCCATAATGAAAATATTCACCGTGGCCGCCGCCATCGAAAAGGGGATGTCCCCCAAATCCATTTTCTTCTGTGAAAACGGGAAATACCGCATCGGCGGATTTACGGTGAACGACACCCATCCCCATGAATGGCTCTCCATGGCCCAGATCATAAAATTTTCATCAAACATCGGTGCGGCCAAAATTTCAGAAACAATCGGTAACAAAGCCCTGTACCACTATCTGACCGCATTCGGATTCGGCAAAAGAACCTGTGTGGGTACTCCGGGAGAAGCCCTGGGCGCCCTGCGGCCATATAAAAATTGGTCAAAGATAGATGCCGGCGCCATCTCCTTCGGACAGGGCGTATCGGTGACCGGGGTCCAGCTCATCTCCGGTATCAGTGCCATTGCCAACAAGGGCAGGCTCATGAAACCCATGCTGGTCAAAAAAGTCATCTCCAATACAGGAGACGACCTGCAGGTATTTGAGCCCACCGTAGTCCGCCAGGTGGTTTCCCCGGCAACCGCCGATATCGTCAAAGGGATGATGAACCAGGTGGTCCAGGAAGAGGGCACCGGCACAAAGGCGGCCATGGACGGCTATAAAGTCTGCGGAAAAACCAGCACGGCCCAGAAAGCCGCCCGGGGACGAAGGGGCTATGCCAAAGGGAAATATATCTCCGCCTTCGGCGGATTCGCCCCCCAGAACGATCCCAAGCTGGCCATCCTGGTGGTGGTGGATGAACCCAGAAAAGCGCATTACGGCGGGCTTGTTGCAGCGCCGGCCTTTAAAACCATCATGAGCAAATCCTTTAACTACCTCAATATTCCGCCGGACAATGCCGGCACCATGATTGCCGCAGTGAACACAGCGGCCAAAAATAAAACGGCTTTGGAGATCCGCCAATGA
- a CDS encoding UDP-N-acetylmuramoyl-L-alanyl-D-glutamate--2,6-diaminopimelate ligase, protein MILSDILTGCDLVDTDIPGGIEISAVSCDSREAGPGSLFFAVEGHAADGHAYIGRALEQGAALIVAQRIPKGLDRAQAAKIILARDTRKATAIAAANFYGRPGRDLTLVGITGTNGKTTTTWILESILTAAGFSTGVMGTVNIRYSGKILDNPITTPDPISIQKHLAQMKKAGVTHVLMEVSSHSLDQYRVLGCEFDAAIFTNLTQDHLDYHHDLDAYYRCKKKLFTDYLDAGTAVINIDDEYGRRLAHEISGHLLTTSVDGTADISAEKVKDEITGLSAQLTLKGLTLSMRSALAGRFNLENILGAAGAALSLGIAPEVIIRGIAALDRVPGRLEKLDTELNRHIFVDYAHTPDALASILDTLSKRAPARLITVFGCGGDRDRTKRAPMGKIACKYSDIAVVTSDNPRTESPGAIVADIIEGIEADGIARLDPENPAPGQKGYILEVDRAKALDLAVRISRPGDIVVAAGKGHETYQITNAGTIHFDDMEELSAACARLTTPYDWSAADLEAALKTAPAPWAEESCPRFKTIGTDSRTIEPDMVFLALAGENFDGHDFVPALADKGIRAFVVQSGYIEGLDAGTRDRLMKRQLLLFEVPDTQTALGQLARYQRHRANVKLVAVTGSNGKTTTRKMTREIFAQRFDVLATRGNFNNEIGMPLTLLRLAPVHEWAVIEMGMNHPGEISRLTAVARPDIALITNTSGAHLEGLKTADNVARAKSEIFEGLRENGTALIFSDDPRRDIMAAAARGNKNLGALKLFGQGPDADIRAKAVEINGTGIVFSVEAGGQSSRFRVNSPALFMVNNALAAMGAALAAGMDTEAVRSGLAAFTPVKGRMNLGRLSCGTRLIDDTYNANPASMAQALKTLDQVAGPGKGLAALGDMLELGEDSDTLHREIGFLVAKLSPAMVCLFGTQAARIREGAMEKGFPENKLFTGTKEEIARVLAPKLTKDNWLLLKGSRGMAMETLIPEIETLIQAERKAD, encoded by the coding sequence ATGATACTTTCAGATATATTAACAGGATGCGACCTGGTTGATACAGACATTCCAGGCGGGATAGAAATCTCGGCCGTATCCTGCGACTCCAGAGAGGCCGGCCCGGGCAGCCTCTTTTTTGCCGTTGAGGGCCATGCTGCCGACGGGCATGCCTATATCGGCCGGGCCCTGGAACAGGGGGCCGCCCTTATCGTTGCACAGCGCATCCCAAAGGGCCTGGATAGGGCACAAGCGGCCAAAATTATCCTGGCCCGGGATACCCGGAAAGCCACGGCCATTGCGGCGGCCAATTTCTACGGCCGCCCCGGCCGGGACCTGACCCTGGTGGGGATCACCGGCACCAACGGAAAGACCACCACCACCTGGATCCTTGAAAGCATCCTTACTGCCGCCGGATTCAGCACAGGGGTCATGGGTACGGTGAACATCCGGTATTCAGGTAAAATCCTGGATAACCCCATTACCACCCCGGATCCCATTTCCATCCAGAAACACCTGGCCCAAATGAAAAAAGCCGGGGTCACCCATGTACTCATGGAGGTCTCCTCCCACAGTCTGGACCAGTACCGGGTGCTGGGATGTGAATTCGACGCCGCCATATTCACCAATCTCACCCAGGACCATCTGGATTACCACCACGACCTGGATGCGTATTACCGCTGCAAGAAAAAGCTGTTTACCGACTATCTGGATGCCGGTACCGCTGTAATCAATATCGACGATGAATACGGTCGCCGTCTGGCCCATGAAATTAGCGGCCACCTGCTGACAACCTCGGTTGACGGTACTGCCGACATCAGCGCCGAAAAGGTTAAGGATGAAATCACCGGACTCTCGGCCCAACTGACCCTCAAGGGCCTGACCCTCTCCATGAGATCGGCCCTTGCCGGCCGGTTCAACCTTGAAAACATCCTGGGTGCTGCCGGAGCCGCCCTGAGCCTGGGAATCGCACCGGAGGTGATTATCCGGGGCATCGCCGCCCTGGACCGGGTGCCCGGCCGGCTGGAAAAGCTGGATACGGAACTGAACCGACACATCTTCGTGGATTACGCCCACACACCGGATGCCCTGGCCTCCATTCTGGATACCCTGTCAAAACGGGCACCGGCCCGGCTTATAACCGTATTCGGCTGCGGCGGGGACCGGGACCGGACCAAACGGGCACCCATGGGAAAAATCGCCTGCAAATACTCGGATATTGCCGTTGTCACCTCGGACAACCCCAGGACTGAATCCCCTGGAGCCATCGTGGCGGACATCATCGAGGGCATTGAGGCCGACGGGATTGCCAGGCTGGATCCCGAAAATCCGGCTCCCGGGCAAAAGGGTTATATTCTGGAAGTGGACCGGGCCAAAGCCCTGGATCTGGCCGTACGAATTTCCCGGCCCGGAGATATTGTTGTTGCCGCCGGCAAAGGCCATGAAACCTATCAGATCACCAATGCGGGCACCATCCATTTCGATGATATGGAAGAATTGTCGGCGGCATGTGCCAGGCTGACGACGCCCTACGACTGGTCGGCGGCAGACCTGGAAGCGGCATTGAAAACGGCTCCTGCCCCCTGGGCGGAAGAGAGCTGTCCCAGATTTAAAACCATCGGCACCGATTCGCGGACCATTGAGCCTGACATGGTTTTCCTGGCCCTGGCCGGGGAAAACTTCGACGGCCATGATTTTGTGCCGGCCCTGGCCGATAAAGGCATCCGGGCCTTTGTGGTACAAAGCGGATATATTGAGGGTCTTGATGCCGGAACCAGAGACCGCCTGATGAAGCGCCAGCTGCTCCTGTTTGAAGTACCAGACACCCAGACCGCCCTGGGGCAGTTGGCCCGTTACCAGCGCCACCGCGCCAATGTAAAGCTTGTGGCCGTCACCGGGTCCAACGGCAAAACCACCACCCGGAAAATGACCCGGGAGATCTTTGCCCAGCGATTCGATGTCCTGGCCACCCGGGGCAATTTCAACAATGAAATCGGCATGCCCCTGACCCTGCTCAGGCTGGCCCCGGTCCATGAATGGGCCGTCATTGAAATGGGCATGAACCACCCCGGGGAGATCTCCCGGCTGACGGCCGTGGCCCGGCCCGACATCGCCCTGATCACCAACACCTCCGGCGCCCACCTGGAAGGTCTGAAAACCGCCGACAATGTTGCCCGTGCCAAGTCGGAGATATTTGAAGGGCTCCGTGAAAATGGAACGGCCCTGATCTTCAGCGACGACCCCCGGCGGGACATCATGGCCGCGGCCGCCCGTGGCAACAAAAATCTCGGCGCCCTGAAATTATTCGGACAGGGCCCGGATGCGGATATCCGCGCCAAAGCAGTGGAGATCAACGGCACCGGCATTGTTTTTTCAGTGGAAGCCGGTGGACAAAGCAGCCGTTTCCGTGTAAACTCCCCTGCCCTGTTCATGGTGAACAATGCCCTGGCCGCCATGGGCGCCGCTTTGGCCGCAGGCATGGACACAGAGGCCGTCCGCTCCGGCCTGGCAGCCTTTACCCCGGTAAAGGGGCGGATGAATCTGGGCAGGCTCTCCTGTGGTACCCGACTCATTGACGACACATACAACGCCAACCCCGCCTCCATGGCCCAGGCCCTGAAAACCCTGGACCAGGTGGCCGGCCCCGGCAAGGGTCTGGCCGCCCTGGGCGATATGCTGGAACTGGGAGAGGACTCGGATACCCTCCACAGGGAAATCGGGTTTCTGGTGGCAAAATTATCACCGGCCATGGTCTGCCTCTTCGGCACCCAGGCCGCCCGTATAAGGGAAGGCGCCATGGAAAAGGGCTTCCCTGAAAACAAACTGTTCACAGGGACCAAAGAAGAGATCGCCCGGGTACTGGCACCGAAACTGACCAAAGACAACTGGCTGCTCCTCAAAGGATCAAGGGGCATGGCCATGGAAACACTGATCCCAGAAATTGAAACACTGATACAGGCAGAACGAAAGGCAGATTAA
- a CDS encoding phospho-N-acetylmuramoyl-pentapeptide-transferase has product MFYEFIYPLHEHFNALNIFRYITFRTIYGGLTAFLICFLFGPWMIRTLQKMQIGQIIQTDGPKSHMAKQGTPTMGGLLILMSIITATLLWGNLSNHYVGILLLATLLFGFIGFFDDYLMRVKKRNMGFTAKGKFTIQVGFGLIVAWLIYMSPDFSSTLTFPFFKNLTLDLGIFYIPFACLVIVGTSNAVNLTDGLDGLAIGPLIVAAATYMLFAYVAGHAQFAQYLHVRHIAAAGEISVVCGILAGAGMGFLWFNAHPAQVFMGDTGSIPLGAILGTIAVVTKQEIMLLIVGGLFVMEAMSVIIQVSYFKLTKGKRVFRMAPLHHHFEEKGWHESKVIVRFWIISIALAGLALSTLKIR; this is encoded by the coding sequence ATGTTTTACGAGTTCATATATCCTTTACACGAGCACTTCAACGCCCTGAACATTTTCCGGTATATCACCTTCCGGACCATTTATGGCGGGCTCACAGCCTTTCTCATCTGCTTTCTTTTCGGCCCGTGGATGATCCGGACCCTGCAAAAAATGCAGATCGGCCAGATCATCCAGACCGACGGCCCCAAGTCCCACATGGCAAAACAGGGCACCCCCACCATGGGCGGCCTGCTCATCCTCATGTCCATTATTACGGCCACCCTGCTCTGGGGCAACCTGAGCAACCATTATGTGGGGATCCTGCTGCTGGCCACCCTGTTGTTCGGGTTCATCGGATTTTTCGACGACTACCTCATGCGGGTGAAAAAAAGGAACATGGGATTCACGGCCAAGGGTAAATTCACCATCCAGGTGGGGTTCGGTCTGATTGTGGCATGGCTCATTTACATGAGCCCGGATTTCAGTTCCACCCTGACCTTTCCCTTTTTCAAAAACCTGACCCTGGACCTGGGGATCTTTTACATTCCCTTTGCCTGCCTGGTCATCGTGGGCACCTCCAATGCCGTGAACCTCACCGACGGCCTGGACGGACTGGCCATCGGCCCCCTGATCGTGGCCGCGGCCACCTATATGCTGTTCGCCTATGTGGCCGGGCATGCCCAGTTTGCCCAGTACCTCCATGTCCGCCACATTGCCGCAGCCGGGGAAATCTCCGTGGTCTGCGGGATACTGGCCGGCGCCGGCATGGGGTTTCTCTGGTTCAACGCCCACCCGGCCCAGGTATTTATGGGAGACACGGGATCCATTCCCCTGGGCGCCATTCTGGGCACCATTGCCGTGGTCACCAAACAGGAAATCATGCTGCTCATCGTGGGCGGTCTTTTTGTCATGGAAGCCATGTCCGTTATCATCCAGGTCTCCTATTTCAAGCTGACCAAGGGAAAGCGGGTATTCAGAATGGCGCCGCTGCACCACCATTTTGAAGAAAAAGGATGGCACGAATCCAAGGTAATCGTCCGGTTCTGGATTATTTCCATTGCCCTGGCCGGACTGGCACTCAGTACACTTAAGATAAGGTAG
- the murD gene encoding UDP-N-acetylmuramoyl-L-alanine--D-glutamate ligase — translation MARFLKSMGRRVVATDIDGSKTHEAAALEALGIRTQIGSHDQSTFDGAERIVPSPGIPLTLPYIQNAAAKGVKITGELDIFGQYNTTPVIAVTGSNGKTTTTNLISAMAEACGLSCFVGGNIGIPLVEYLMSGIRQDLVVAEVSSFQLDLATTFSPNVGVLLNISPDHLDRYPDFKAYRDSKWSLFARQGGNDAAVVNTGIQNFDKRVSPLSGRIFSFSPETGTGTADLRFHFKDKEICIPAAAFKALPGGHNRENIAAAAISVLAAGGNEAGICKGLEDFAPLPHRTQFIRELNGVRFYNDSKATNTDAVARALQAFEAPIILILGGREKDTDFTELIPSLGRVKEILALGEASRHIVEALGALHRVTRCTTMADAVARAAGMAVAGDIVLLSPACASFDMYKDYKARGRDFSLNVKQLEKEAAHG, via the coding sequence ATGGCCCGGTTCCTCAAATCCATGGGCCGCAGGGTTGTGGCCACGGATATCGACGGTTCCAAGACCCATGAAGCCGCAGCACTTGAGGCGCTTGGGATCCGAACCCAGATCGGTTCCCATGACCAGTCAACCTTTGACGGGGCAGAACGGATTGTGCCCAGCCCCGGCATCCCCCTGACCCTGCCCTATATACAGAATGCCGCCGCAAAAGGGGTGAAAATAACCGGTGAACTGGACATATTCGGCCAGTACAACACCACCCCGGTCATCGCCGTCACCGGCAGCAACGGGAAAACCACCACCACCAACCTGATCTCCGCCATGGCTGAGGCCTGCGGCCTCTCCTGCTTTGTGGGCGGAAACATCGGCATCCCCCTGGTGGAATACCTGATGTCCGGTATCCGCCAGGACCTGGTGGTGGCCGAAGTATCTTCCTTTCAGCTGGATCTTGCAACCACCTTCAGCCCAAATGTAGGGGTATTGCTGAATATTTCCCCGGACCACCTGGACCGGTATCCGGATTTCAAGGCCTACCGGGATTCAAAATGGTCCCTATTTGCCCGCCAGGGCGGCAACGATGCCGCGGTGGTCAACACCGGAATCCAGAATTTTGACAAGCGGGTCTCCCCCCTTTCCGGCCGGATCTTCTCCTTCTCCCCCGAAACCGGTACGGGAACGGCCGACCTCAGGTTCCATTTTAAGGATAAAGAGATCTGCATTCCGGCAGCGGCATTCAAGGCCCTGCCCGGGGGGCACAACCGGGAGAATATCGCAGCCGCCGCCATCTCCGTTCTGGCCGCCGGGGGCAATGAGGCGGGTATCTGCAAGGGACTTGAAGACTTTGCCCCCCTGCCCCACCGCACCCAATTCATCCGGGAACTGAACGGGGTACGGTTTTACAACGATTCCAAGGCCACCAATACCGATGCCGTGGCCCGGGCCCTCCAGGCCTTTGAGGCACCGATCATCCTCATCCTTGGGGGACGGGAAAAAGACACAGATTTTACCGAACTGATTCCCTCCTTGGGCCGGGTGAAGGAAATCTTGGCCCTGGGCGAGGCCAGCCGCCACATTGTGGAAGCCCTCGGCGCCCTGCACCGGGTAACCCGGTGTACCACCATGGCGGACGCCGTGGCCCGGGCTGCCGGGATGGCCGTGGCCGGCGACATTGTGCTTCTATCACCGGCCTGCGCCAGCTTTGACATGTATAAAGATTATAAAGCAAGGGGAAGGGATTTTTCCTTGAATGTTAAGCAATTGGAGAAGGAGGCGGCGCATGGCTAA